In a single window of the Rhizoctonia solani chromosome 16, complete sequence genome:
- a CDS encoding CDP-alcohol phosphatidyltransferase → MGSHPNACTLLYGISALLDAVDGQAARALGQTSRFGAVLDMVTDRCATSCLLCYLSSRYTSYAALFQVLISLDFSSHYMHMYSSLVTGSKSHKAVTSDVSRILWYYYNDSTTLFVFCACNELFFVALYLISFGPYKPVGGPFTTIAELLLSFQPTGAPIPALDSAAKLIGNLSWPDVLALITFPISFAKNVINVVQLWKASKMLVGVDLADRAKEREARHGVKQE, encoded by the exons ATGGGAAGTCACCCCAACGCGTGCACCCTTCTCTACGGTATATCCGCCCTCTTAGATGCCGTTGATGGACAAGCGGCACGGGCGCTCGGCCAGACATCCAGATTCGGTGCTGTGCTAGACATGGTAACAGACCG ATGCGCGACGTCATGCTTGTTGTGCTATCTCTCATCACGATACACATCCTACGCCGCGCTCTTCCAGGTTCTCATCTCCCTCGACTTTAGTAGCCACTATATGCACATGTATAG CTCTCTTGTGACAGGTTCAAAATCGCACAAGGCCGTAACGAGTGATGTCAGCCGCATCCTCTGGTACTACTATAATGATTCC ACAACACTCTTCGTATTTTGTGCATGCAACGAGCTTTTCTTTGTTGCACTCTATCTCATCTCCTTCGGTCCCTATAAACCTGTCGGTGGACCTTTTACCACCATCGCAGAACTGCTTCTATCATTTCAACCGACTGGAGCGCCCATCCCCGCGCTCGACTCGGCCGCCAAGCTCATCGGAAATCTCTCATGGCCGGATGTTTTGGCACTGATCACCTTCCCTATATCATTCGCCAAGAATGTGATCAACGTAGTGCAGCTGTGGAAAGCCAGCAAGATGCTTGTCGGCGTAGATCTTGCAGATCGAGCAAAGGAGCGAGAGGCGAGACATGGTGTCAAGCAGGAATGA